The sequence TACAGATGCCGAAACCTACCAAGCGGTGGCTAGCCGGCTTCGTGGTCTACGCGTTCTTAATGGGCTTCCTCATCCCGGTGGTGGCTATCTGCCTGTGCTACATCCTCATCATTGTCAAGCTGAGAGTAGTGGCTCTGAAAGCAGGCTGGCAGCAGCGCAAAAAGTCCGAGAGGAAAATCAccttgatggtgatgatggtggtgacgGTGTTTGTGATGTGCTGGATGCCCTTTTACATTGTGCAGCTGGTCAATGTCTTCGTGGACCAGCAGGAGCCCACCGTCAGTCAGCTCGCCGTCATCCTGGGCTACGCCAACAGTTGCGCCAACCCCATCCTCTACGGCTTTCTCTCGGACAACTTCAAGAGATCGTTCCAGAGGATCTTGTGCCTGCGCTGGATGGACAGTGTTGCAGAGGAGCCCATAGATTACTATGCCACAGCTCTCAAGAGCAGAGCGTACAGTGTGGAAGACTTTCAACAGGACCCGTTGGAATCCAATAGCATGTACCGCAATGGTACCTGTGCCTCTCGGACCACCACCCTGTGAGTCAGCacaaggaaggcaaaccaaaacAGTCCCAGTAACTCCGGAGAAACCACTCCCTGTGACAGTCTGGCTAAAGTTGTTCAACAGCTTTCTGCTGCTGTTTGCTGAATTGTTCTCTTCTGTTGTTTGAAGCTGTGAAAGCGTGAGCACTGACATTTGCTGTTTTACCAAGGCCTCGATGTATGCGCCGTTTCCCTTCCTATCCGTCAGCAATCTCTGTTTAGTATCTCAACTCAAACTGAAATATCGTCGCGCCGGAAAGCCGCTGGAATGCTCCGGGTAAAATGGCAAGTGGGATCCAAGCTGGTTTTGTGGACAAGGATTCCGCTTTCTCCAAAAGATGTCGCCCTGGGCCATTTCGCAACCGTTTGAAATCCCAATATCACCCCCCACCCGCCTCCACCGCACCCCGGTCCCATTGAACTGCACAAGTTAGTGCAGTATCACCTTGGGGCTTGTGGCGAGTTTGAAAAGTGACTGGCTGCTGAGGGCCAGTTTGTGATTTTAACTGCACAGGTACTGAAAGAAACAGCAGATTACTACTTCCGGATTATCCTTCGCTTCCGCTCAGAAATGAAGTATTATTATTACAGCAATTCTGGAATATACCGTCTTTAAATAAAATGGATTTGTATTGCGTCTTTCGGCAAGTCCAATTTGAGGAAAAATCGTTTTGATGTACAAGAATCTAAGCTGATTGTGAATGAATGATCACACCTTGAGAGGGTGGTTCTGTTCAGCTTTGTAATGGAATGATAAGTGACTTATAGAAGGTTATAGCTTCATTCAGTCCGTACACTGTAGGCGGCCTTTCTTTTCGAGTTAGCCACTCGTCATGCCTTTTAAAATCTCATTTTAAAGTTGTATTATTCACGGCGGAGAGAGGTGTATCTTTCAAACTTTTCGACATTAATCTGTACATTGCCAAACAACGGTagtaaaaccgaaagaactgccgatgctgtgaatcagaatcaaaaaacacaagttgctggaaaagctcagcaagtctacTTGAACTAAGAACAAATCATGTTAACGTACAATCTGCAGAACTCAAGAGGCTTTTCTATTGACAGTGATGATATAGATCTGCCTTACTGGACAGCGTTTAGGCAACCACAAAGAAACACACGCATTTTAAAATGTAAATTGACATCGGCTAACGTGACAATCTGGTTTTATTGTTGGAACCCAGCCAAGTGAATGGCCCATTCTCAGCTCTTTTAGAGtttctgaatggcaggagctGCCATTTTGAACACTCAATCTTTAAGAGCCACATTTGATGTTTAAAAGGCCCAGTGAAATCGTTCGGAAGCCGAGTATTCAATACTATCTCAGTTAACCTTTTCCAGCACTGGGTATACTACTGACTCAAATCAAAGCTCAAAAGTCCACAGATTCCATAGCTTTTCTTTGTTGAGAAATGAGCGAATGGGGTCAGTGTATTTACTCACAGGAGAAGTGAAAATACGCGGTATGAAAAGATGAGTTTAAAGAATACATGCTTGGTTTACAAGTGGCTACAATATATTGGGATGTTGTCTATTGACAAATACCTACTCAGCTCTGTTGTTCAGTACGACACTTCATATAGGGGGGTGATCATGTCCGCTATATTATTTGAACCGAGTATTATTTAACTTTTTAACATATTAGAGATCAAGTCTGTGTTAAACATTGTTCGTATTTTAAGAGTAAAATATTTTAATCAAAGCCACAATTGATTTCAGTTGTATTCTTTTGTAAACAGCGGCAGCGTTTTAATGGCATCCGTCCAAACTGACGTTTCCTGGAAACGACATTTGCTCATCTGATCAATGTCAATATAAGCCCAGTCTCGATAGttgcaacaatactaactgcacgTCCTGGTGAATGACTTTGGTTGTTAGCATATTTGCATGGTCAATAACTCTATGATGATGTGTCTTTTATTTCTAAGTCATTGCAATCTTTTCTTCTTGCACAAATTGCTTAGATATTTTTTCTATCGCATCATTTACTTAAAGTTGCTAAGTAACTCACAGCAACAACTTGGCAAAAGTCAAACTGTTAAACTTGTTATTCTTTATTGTATAGTCAATGGTACACAAGGGCATCACCTATCTATTGGGGACATTATTCGTGTTTCCTATTCAGTAAAGTATACACAGTAGCCTTCTAAAAAAACCGTTATAAAAATCCACGCTTCCTTCACGTTAAACCAGATAAATTATGCATTACCCCAGTTATAGGATAGTTATATCCGCCTCATGTAAGTTAACACATACGTTGGTGCAAGATTGCAATTGTAGAGTGAGCGCCTCCTCGTGGCTCCTCAATGTGCTAACGACTTATTTCACCGTTTTCCTTGGGAGCATTAACTTCATTTTCACTCGCTGATGTGGTTTCAACATAATGGTTTTCGTTTGTAACATTCACAGTTTCCACCGAGTCTTTGGCGTTCACCTGAGAAACCGAATCTGTGCTTTTCAGCGCCAGGCCATCCTCGCTGGGTGCTGCTTTGTGGGTGCCTCCTCTTCTCCGTTCCCGAATAATTATGACCACAATCATGATCAGCAACACCAGAACCAGGACGCCGACGATGACCTGATATATTAGAAAGGTCGCGTTTGAATGCGCTTCCTGCTTTCCTTGTTTTGCATCCCTGAAAGTTGCGGGAAATGTAACTGTTAAATTTTCAGCAGGTTGAGGGAATGGTCTTGTTGGAGGTTCAGTGGCTAATGTCGATGCAGGGAAAACTGAGATATTGGCAGCTACACTTTCTGTGCCTATGAACCCGTTCCTAGACGATTCATTGAagccagtttccccatttccatTTGGAACGCATTTTCTTTGCAGAGGGTCCATGGAAAAGTCCTTGTTACAGTAACAGAAGTAGTCTCCGGCGATCTGAAAACAGCGATTTTGACACGAGCTTTCATTTGTTTTATCCCAGCAGCTGTTGCACATAGATGCCTGGCTTCTGGAAGATGACCATTTGATTTTCCCGTTCTCGCGGTCACATTTCAAAACGACAGACTTGCCGTTGGGGCAGCTGATGACAGCCACTGAACCCTCGGGTACAACGGGCCAGAACTCACTCCCACTCTGCTGGGGCTTTTGATACACCACCTCTCCAAATTCAAAATTGAGATGCTCGCACATTTGGTACTTGCAGATGAAACCATCGTTTTCTTTGTCGCATGCGGAAGTTTTCCATTGAAGTTGGTTTGGGAGAATCGCCTGAAGTTGCACACATCTCTCGTGTGTGCAGGTACGCTGAGGTTCCCCAAGCCAGGGACTGTAAGTGGAATGGTCATTCCCATTAACCCAGTAGAATCCACGGAGCGGTTTGTCAGGATAGTAACACTGTTTCACCTTCCTGTGGAGTCCTATCCACAGGTGATACAGTTGTGCTTTGGCTGGCACGTTATTTTCCAATAGCCGCCGAATGTTCTCGGCCTCACCTCGACTTTCCATGGTGCTCAGGATTCCCCTCTTGTCCTCGCACAGCTTCTTTGCTTGTGGAAAGGAACGTCTATCCAAATGCaaactgtaacacattccagcatTGCAAAATTGTGGTGGTGTTACCTGGGACCGAACCCCTGCATTTTGTAAATAGTTCTGTAACCAAAGTGCAATGAACACTGAATGAAGCATGTTAAGAGTTTCCCCAACAAGGGTATTCACGTTAGTGCAGCTTTCTCAGACCGGGAGGCTGTCAAGTTGGTTAGCTTTGTCTCCACTTGACTCCTGCTTCCCGACTGTAAGGGATCAAACTCAAACACGCCCCAGCTCTAAGGGAAGTCTGAGAATTATATTTATGGCTTGTGCATCCTGTGCCCCGTCGACAGGAAGTTGGAATTCAGCACTTTAAAGAGACCCTCTCCCGGAAAAAGTGCTTACAAATATGAGGGTTTGACAAACATTGCGTGTTTCGAACACGCCTGTAATCGGATTGTTGCTTTACAATGGAAAGGAGCCAAAGGCTCTGAGCAGCTTAACCGGTATTGGTGAGGACCAGGTTTATGGTGTAGCGTTGACAACGAGAGGACGATTCGATAGCCTTGAGTTGTAAATAGGAGTCGGAGCCCTCTAACAACACAGTTTTGagtccaaaaaaaaaatcagtcataTTACATCTGTGTCAAGATAACAGTTAGTCGGTGACAAAGGAACAACAATATAACTAGAGGTGTTTTAAGAAGGAATATAAATATGGTACaaaagtcttggataaacaatTAGGTGGAAATAGGTACTGCTTTGTACACAAGGTTTTGTTGCAAGTTTGATGCCTCAGTTCAGTAACAACCACGTCCCTGTCTTCAGCATAAATTCCTTTTcatagctacaatcagttctggagaagtgtcactggaccctaAAGTtagctttgctttctctccacagatgctgccagacctgaatttctccagcaatttctgtttgtgtttcaagaAATAGCATTACTTCCTTTGAACAACAAACATTACAGGCAGCTAAGGACAAAAGACAAGCTAGATAATACATGCAGTCCCACCTAAATCATACACTTCAGACAGATCTGCAATCAGGCTCCTCAATCACACTAGAGCATACATCCGATGGCTGGCTCAGATGATCACAAGGAACAGTCATCATCTAAAACAAAGAGAAATCAAGAATGATTACAGTGGGAGTTGTCAGCTGTAGATGGAGACATTGCTGGAAATTTGCCCTGTGACATTCTGGCAACGTGATGCCTCCCAATATTATTGCATGTCATCACAGGCATTTTACTAATGGATCCCACGGCCGCTTCTGATAATGTGGCATGTTGGCCTACTCCTAAAGATGTTCAAAATGCTTCAAACTTGGGTCATGAATATGGCAAAAACTCTGTTGCAATGGATGTTTCAGAGTCAACATTGGGTAAAGGAGAAGTACATGGAGAAGGTTATGAACaaatagaaaggaataagttgttttagggatagtcaacacagttttgtgaagggtaggtcgtgcctcacaaacctaagAGTtcgttgagaaggtgaccaaacaggtgggtaaggataaagcggttgatgtggtgagtatggatttcagtaaggtgtttgataaagttccacatggtagactattgcacaaaatacagacgcatgggattgagggtgatgtagcagtttggatcagaaattggctagctgaaagaagatggagggtggtgattgatgggaaatgttcatcctggagttcagtaactAGTGGTTTACTGCAAGAATttgtttggggccactgctgtttgtcatttttataaaagaccTGGATGAGTGAATAGAGggatggtaaatggagtttaatgtgtaaagtgtgaggtgattcactttggaaaaagCAACAGGAATGAAGAGTACTGGATCAAattgtaagattcttggtagtgcagatgagcagagagatcttggtgtccatgtccatagatcccctgaaagttgccacctagtttgatagggttgttaagaatgcatgTGGTGCATTGGCTTTtgttagtagagggattgaattttggagccatgatgtcatgctgcagctgtacagaactctggtgcggctgcacttggagtattgcgtgcagttctggtcaccacattataggaaggatgtggaagcttcagaaagggttcagagaagatttactgggatgtttcctggtatgcagggaaggtcttatgaggaaaggctgagggacttgaggctgttttcattaatgagaagaaagttgagaagtgacttagttgagacatacaaaataatcagagagttagatagggtggacagtgacagcctttttccttggatggtgatagctagcatgaagtgacatagctttaaatttggagggtgatagatataagacagatgttacaggtagtttctttactcagagagtagtaggggcgtggaatgccttGCTTGCAgctgtagtagactcgccaacatttagggcatttaaatagtcattggataaacatatggatgaaaattgaATAGTTTAGGCTGGGTCAGCTTCAgattgttgcactgacctgtgaaaccatcgagggccaaagggcctgtactgcgctataatgttctatggcAAGAAAATAGATTACCATGAAGCTAGGTGTGAGCACCAATTCAAATATATTACAATTGACATGCCAACGAACTCTTCCTGTCCATTTACCTATGCTCATGATACATGCCATCCAAAGTTTATCCTTCTGCATTGTCATTCTTAAAAAAAAGTTGACAACTGGTGCAAAAAAACCATATGCACTGTACTTCACCTGCACAAAGCCAGTGCCAAAAAAAAGTTTGCATTACATAGGTAAGAGAAACTAAAGATTGATCTCAATTCAATATACTCTGGAATGAGTTTGAGATACAAacatctgaagaaaacagcaaagGTCAAAGGCAGAAATAACCTATTAGCCAACGTTATCTGATCTATATGGGCTGCTGCTGTCACAACACTCCAAATCTCAGCACTTGCTCCAATATTGTCCACAGCAGAGTATTGTCCACTAGTCTGGCATAGCTCAGCACAGATTGTAGACATCGATTGAATACAACAATGTCCACTGTAATTGGAAGCCTCCACTGAACACCTCTTCCAATCATTCTGTCTTCCCAAATACCACATCCACACATCTACCAATTAATACAAATCTGCTAGTTGGCATAACTATCTATGCTACACTTTCTACTCCACAATGATCTGTTCAAACCATCTAATACCTGTCTTTCATCTCAGATCTCCATATGGAGCAATTTCCTCCAGACATCTTATGGATCATGGAACATGGAATCATAAGTAAGTTCCTTGTGACAAACCCCACCTATCTTATGGCTGGTGTTAAAGTATCACAATGATAGTGATCCTTGCTAAACAGATTCTGGACAAACCAAGGCCCCTGTGCAACCAGTCCATTGCTAGTGCCTGAATACAAACTGTGAAAGCAATTTTGGAAAGACACTAACATGCTGCATGTAattgatttacaaggatgttgcgagggttggaggatctgcgctacagggagaggctgaacaagctggggctgttttgcctggagtatcggaggcggaggggtgaccttatagaggtttgcaaaattatgaggggtatggatagggtaaatagacaaagtcttttccctggggtcagggagtccagaactagagggcataggtttagggtgagaggggaaagatataaaaaagacctaagggtcaaccttttcaaacagagggtggtacatttatggaatgagctgccagaggaagtggtggaggctggtataatagcaacatttaagaggcatttggatgggtatatgaataggaagggcttggagggatatgggccaggtgctggcaggtcggactagattgggttgggatatctggttggcatggacaggttggaccgaagggtgtatttccatgctgtacatctctatgactatgactaaatGAGACATAGCTCTTGTATAGATTGAGTGGCCACCTAAGCACCTTAAATTCAGAAAATTGATTTTGAAGATTTGGATTCACTAAAAATGAATATCTTAATGATTCCACAGAGGCTATAGTAAGTACATTAGTTCATGGTGCCATCCCAATTGTTATTAACCACGAAGTTCAAAGATCCAGCCAGTTATTCATTGGCAGGCAGTCAAAAAAAACTGGAGGTGGGAAAGAGATGTGGAGAATTTTGATCCTACAAGTAACTATTAGTTACTTATTGAAATTGCTTCAAATCCAAGTAGTAACAAAGGAGCATAGGAAACATAAACATCGAACAGGAGTAAGTTAATGAGCCCAAATGACTCTCCGTCAAGGGGAAAGGTATTTTCCAGTATCCCCTGTGTtacggaccaggccagaccccctcaaatcatttcaggaaaatggcccaggccctaactttgctagttgtttaaAGGAGGTGTAATGCGGATATTCCCAGAGGGATGCAGTTGGTGAAGCCActtaattttaaacaaacagaatttatttacaagattacaaaATGAAATACAAACAACAGAGAAGAGAGTACAGAATAGCTTTAACCATTTGAACCTCCAAGGAACCataccaacttaatgatgctgttccaaatacttacaAAAATCCCCCTAAACATCCTTggtacaaaaggtaaaatcaaacacagtctTACAGGGGAGAAGTCAGAGAGACAGTACAAGCATGGACCTGCCTCTTTGAGTCCAACAGCTTCAAAACTGTCTGAACccctttcagtgaatagccagacgctaaaaccaaatcaaaccagagaaaaactGAGCCAGGAGAACTTGTCATTCCCTTTTCATTATACTTTTTTAAAGGAAAACTTGAAAGCCTTATgcttgaggcagtatctgttagttataatcaaattggccctaaaacccattgAAACCTAAACTTTTTGGAACCTATGTTTTTttacaacctctctttaaaaaataccaaggacaacataaccttattAAAAGGAGCAGCAGCATCACACCTGCCTCCACCCTCAAAaataaaaatgaaccatcaatacccAAAGATGGCTTTAACCTAAATTGTTAGTATTCTACAACAGACCTATATTACATTGACaataaaaatgaaccatcaatacccAAAGATGGCTTTAACCTAAATTATTAGTATTCTACAACAGACATATATTACATTGACAATAATCATCCAAACATGTAGTACTACAATTTGTTTCAGTCCATTTTACTCCTACCACCAAATGCCTCTGTTCCTCGatcaagtctcaacaatgcattgGCTCTCATGTTTTCTCGACCTGCcacgtgcacaattttcaaattgagtggctgaaacaagtagctccatctaaacagtctggcatttttgtccgtAAATTTTTCTACAAACCTCAATGGGTAATGATCAGTGTCTATGATTGTCCCAGACACGTTACTCGAAATGTtataacgccaacaccaagctcaaagtcaccttctcaactgttgaatatttctgctgatgaatgttcaattttCTGGAGAAAAACCCAATAGGTGTTTCTAACTTCTCGCTGTCTTCCTGCAAGACCACAGCACCAACACCCAGATTACTCGCACCGATAGCCACTCTGAATGGTCCTGCATAAAAAGGTAcagctaatactggggcagtggttaacacagctttcaggctgtcaaatgccttctgacagtctgctgtccactcaaacatcttgcctttctttagcaattcagtgtGTGGAGCAGCCACACTATTAAAATATGATACGAATTTtcgataaaatccactcaatgccaggaatcatagtactgctctttttgttgATGGTTTGGGAAACTCCCCAGttacctttgtttttgcattccacgggccatttgtccatgtccaacaaCATGGCCctggaaggtgacttgggctttggcaaattcacttttagccagctTTATCACCAAGCCTGTCTTCCAAAGTTGAtcaaacaagtctgataaatgttgcaaatgttcctttcACGTGTGACTGAAAATcacctatatatatatatgacaCAATTGGGTGatctggcaatgaccttattggttagtctctgaaatgttgcTGCCGCATTTTTCATATCAAATGACATAACATtaaattgatacagtccattcaGTGTTACAAAAGCCGAAATTGTCTTCACTATTTCTGTCAAAAGGTACCTTCACTCtttctgagcaagtccaacttagaaatgtaagttgctcaTCTGACCTATTCAACACAGTCTTTCAAATGTAGAATCAGATATGAATCAGTCTTTGTAATTGCATTGACTTTGTGATCATCCAcacattgggtaccatctggttttggcaccattactataggtgagctccagtcattgtaactcatttcgattatgttgtcttggagcatgtattcaatctccttttgaatctgtgccaactttagaggttaggcctataaggatgttgcttaattggaacagcattccctatatctataTCATGCATAATTAGATTACTACTTCCCAGTTTATTAGATTACTACTTCCCATGTGatagcaataactctttcaggtcatttcaattttcctctggaaggtaactcaataatttattccaatttttgaaaacttcctcattgtccaatttaatttgaggaacatCCAGTTCAGAATCTACTGAACTTGACTTTTCCTTCTGcattgtaatcattaacaccttctcctcttgatttccttccctgtcaaaataccttttgagtatATTCACATAACACACTCTGAAATTTCTTTCTGTTTGGAGTCCTTATCagatagttcacctcactcaatttcctttcgacCTGATAAGATCCATTATACCTTGCCTTTAAAAGGATTACCAATCACAGGAAGTAACACTAACACCAAatccccgatagcaaaattgTGAGTTTTTGATTTTTTTGTCTGCTTAGTGTTTCATTGTacgctgtgatacttttaaatgctgtctagctaaCTCTCctgctctatttaatcgttccctaaaatttagCACaaagtccaaatatgtggtctctgaattctgacttactaATTTCTCAATCAATTTAGtattcctctcacttcatgctcaaaatctaattcaaatggactaaaTTTGGTTGATGCATTTGGTGTATCTCAGATCGCAAAAagcacaaatggaattccctcatcacaatcatctggatagtcctgactataagccctcaacatggtctttaatgtccaatgCCACCTTTCCAGGGCTCCAAGTGATTCTGGATagtacgcagtagatttgaattgttttattcctaaactgtccaaaacttccttgaataattttgatgtgaagtttgacccttgatctgaatgTAATCCTAAGGGTAGTCCATATTAAATGAAAAACTAAGTGAGTAATTCCTTGACAATCCTTTTAGCTAAGATATTGCATAATGGAATGGCCTCTGTGAATTTAATGGACACATCCAttactgttaacaaatactgattcccactttttgttttaggtaggaGTCCTATGCAATCAATTAAGCTCTTACAAAAAGTTCCTCAATTGCAGGAACAGGTATTAAAGgtacaggttttattactgcctgtggttttctaattacctgacatgtacgacatgtctggcaaaatccaactacagtctagattagagtggtgctggaaaagcacagcaggtcaggcagcatccttgtgcAGTCAAGGCCagcaaaaatgtttttgtattttagcttcagttttcctcactcctcaatGACCCCCTAAAGATAGCACA is a genomic window of Chiloscyllium punctatum isolate Juve2018m chromosome 4, sChiPun1.3, whole genome shotgun sequence containing:
- the clec14a gene encoding C-type lectin domain family 14 member A → MLHSVFIALWLQNYLQNAGVRSQVTPPQFCNAGMCYSLHLDRRSFPQAKKLCEDKRGILSTMESRGEAENIRRLLENNVPAKAQLYHLWIGLHRKVKQCYYPDKPLRGFYWVNGNDHSTYSPWLGEPQRTCTHERCVQLQAILPNQLQWKTSACDKENDGFICKYQMCEHLNFEFGEVVYQKPQQSGSEFWPVVPEGSVAVISCPNGKSVVLKCDRENGKIKWSSSRSQASMCNSCWDKTNESSCQNRCFQIAGDYFCYCNKDFSMDPLQRKCVPNGNGETGFNESSRNGFIGTESVAANISVFPASTLATEPPTRPFPQPAENLTVTFPATFRDAKQGKQEAHSNATFLIYQVIVGVLVLVLLIMIVVIIIRERRRGGTHKAAPSEDGLALKSTDSVSQVNAKDSVETVNVTNENHYVETTSASENEVNAPKENGEISR